From Macaca mulatta isolate MMU2019108-1 chromosome 1, T2T-MMU8v2.0, whole genome shotgun sequence, the proteins below share one genomic window:
- the MTARC2 gene encoding mitochondrial amidoxime reducing component 2: MGASSSSALARLGLPAQARPRWLGVAVLGLAAVALGAVAWRRAWPRRRRRLQQVGTVAKLWIYPVKSCKGVPVSEAECTAMGLRSGNLRDRFWLVIKEDGHMVTARQEPRLVLVSITYENNCLIFKAPDMDQLVLPSKQPSSNKLHNCRIFGLDIKGRDCGNEAAQWFTNFLKTEVYRLVQFETNMKGRTSRKLLPTLDQNYQVAYPDCSPLLIMTDASLVDLNTRIEKKMKMENFRPNIVVTGCDAFEEDTWDELLIGSVEVKKIMACPRCILTTVDPDTGVIDRKEPLDTLKSYRLCDPSERELYKLSPLFGIYYSVEKIGSLRVGDPVYRMV, from the exons ATGGGCGCCTCCAGTTCCTCCGCGctggcccgcctcggcctcccagcccAGGCCCGGCCCAGGTGGCTCGGGGTCGCGGTGCTGGGACTGGCCGCGGTGGCGCTGGGGGCTGTCGCCTGGCGCCGAGCATGGCCCAGGCGGCGCCGGCGGCTGCAGCAGGTGGGCACCGTGGCGAAGCTCTGGATCTATCCGGTGAAATCCTGCAAGGGGGTGCCGGTGAGCGAGGCGGAGTGCACGGCCATGGGGCTGCGCAGTGGCAACCTGCGGGACAG GTTTTGGCTGGTGATTAAGGAAGATGGACACATGGTCACTGCCCGGCAGGAGCCTCGCCTGGTGCTGGTCTCCATCACTTATGAGAATAACTGCCTGATCTTCAAGGCTCCAGATATGGACCAGCTGGTTTTGCCTAGCAAGCAGCCTTCCTCAAACAAACTCCACAACTGCAG GATATTTGGCCTTGACATTAAAGGCAGAGACTGTGGCAATGAGGCAGCTCAGTGGTTCACCAACTTCTTGAAAACAGAAGTGTATAGATTGGTTCAATTTGAGACAAACATGAAGGGAAGAACCTCAAGAAAACTTCTCCCTACTCTTGATCAGAATTACCAG GTGGCCTACCCAGACTGCAGCCCGCTCCTGATCATGACAGATGCCTCCCTGGTAGATCTGAATACCAggatagagaagaaaatgaaaatggagaatTTCAGGCCAAATATCGTGGTGACCGGCTGCGATGCTTTTGAGGAG GATACCTGGGATGAACTCCTAATTGGCAGTGTAGAAGTGAAAAAGATAATGGCATGCCCCAG GTGTATTTTGACCACGGTGGACCCAGACACTGGAGTCATAGACAGGAAAGAGCCACTGGACACCCTGAAGAG CTACCGCCTGTGCGATCCTTCTGAGAGGGAATTATACAAGTTGTCTCCGCTTTTTGGGATCTATTATTCAGTGGAAAAAATTGGAAGCCTGAGAGTTGGTGACCCCGTGTATCGGATGGTGTAG